Proteins found in one Zea mays cultivar B73 chromosome 1, Zm-B73-REFERENCE-NAM-5.0, whole genome shotgun sequence genomic segment:
- the LOC100282692 gene encoding Tropinone reductase homolog At5g06060: MATVETSGTAIGSSGRWALHGKTALVTGGTRGIGRAVVEELAALGAAVHTCSRKAEELGERIKEWEARGFSVTGSVCDLSERDQRERLLREVADRFGGKLNILVNNVGTNIRKPTTEFTAEEYSFLMATNLESAYHLCQIAHPLLKLSGSGSIIFISSVAGAIGIFSGTIYAMTKGAINQLTKNLACEWAKDNIRANSVAPWYITTSLTEGILANKNFEEQVVSRTPLGRVGEPGEVSALVAFLCMPGSTYISGQTIAVDGGMTVNGFYPPKP, translated from the exons ATGGCCACGGTGGAGACCTCGGGCACGGCGATAGGGTCCTCCGGGAGATGGGCACTACACGGCAAGACAGCCCTCGTCACCGGCGGCACCCGCGGCATCGG GCGTGCGGTAGTGGAGGAGCTGGCGGCGCTGGGGGCGGCCGTGCACACATGCTCCCGGAAGGCGGAGGAGCTCGGCGAGCGCATCAAGGAGTGGGAGGCCAGGGGATTCAGCGTTACCGGGTCCGTCTGCGACCTCTCCGAGAGGGACCAGCGGGAGCGGTTGCTCCGCGAGGTTGCCGACCGCTTCGGCGGCAAGCTCAACATCCTC GTAAACAATGTAGGAACAAACATAAGGAAACCAACTACTGAGTTTACTGCAGAGGAATACTCGTTTCTGATGGCTACTAATCTTGAATCTGCATATCACTTGTGCCAAATTGCACATCCTCTTTTGAAATTATCTGGGTCAGGCAGCATTATATTCATATCATCTGTTGCTGGAGCGATAGGAATCTTTAGTGGaactatatatgctatgactaaag GTGCCATTAACCAGCTAACCAAGAATTTAGCTTGTGAATGGGCTAAGGACAACATAAGAGCCAACTCTGTCGCTCCGTGGTACATCACCACTTCACTTACGGAAGGA ATTTTGGCAAATAAGAACTTTGAGGAACAAGTTGTGAGTCGAACTCCGCTTGGACGTGTCGGAGAACCTGGAGAAGTATCGGCACTTGTTGCTTTTCTTTGCATGCCGGGTTCCACTTATATTAGCGGCCAGACGATTGCGGTCGACGGAGGTATGACTGTGAACGGGTTTTACCCTCCCAAGCCCTAG